The following DNA comes from Sphingopyxis sp. BSN-002.
ATGGTTCTTGTAGTCGTAATAGAAGGTCGCGAGGTTGAGCTGCACGCGCCGGTCGAAGAAGCGCATCTTCAGCCCGCCTTCATACGCGTTGATCTGTTCGGGTTGGATATAATAGACCTGATTGGTCCCCTGATAGGCAAGGCCGTTGAAGCTGCCGCTGCGATAGCCGCGGCTGTAGTTCAGATACGCCATCATATCGTCGGCGAAGTCGTAGCTGAGGTTGACGCGTCCGGTCAGGCGGTTCGCCTTTTCCTTCTGCTCGAGCGCCGGGGCGCTTGCGTCATAGGGGAAGGTGTAGGGGATGGTGCTGGCACGGATCGTTCCGCCGAGGTCATAGAGCACCGTCCGGCCGTTCAGATATTTGACCTTGTCCATCGTATAGCGAAGGCCGACGCTGAGTGTCAGCGCGTCGGTGATGTCATAGCTGCCGTCGAAATAGATCGCCGCTGACGGACGCTTGATCGTGTATTTCTGTTCGCCGCTGATCGGACCGAAGGGCGGGGCGCCGGCCGCACGGCAAGCCGCCGAGATGGCGCCGCCGAAGCCGCCACCGCCCGAATTGTTGACCTGAATGTCGGTCAGCAACGCGATCAGCGAGCGGGCATCGAGGAAGCCGTTAGGGTTGCCCGTGGGCACCGCCGAGCAATTCGCCGGATTGGTCGGATCGAGCGCCGGGTTGACCGCGAAAGCCGGAACGAACGCTGCCGCCTGCGGCGCCGACACCGGTGCGTTGAAGAAGCTGCTTGGAGCGCCCGCACCCAGCAGGATCGGTTTCAGCACGCCGAAGAAGTCGATCTCGTTGCGCGTGTCGATCTTGTCGACACCATAATAGAGGCCCGCGACGAGATTGAGCCGGTCGCCCTTGTAGTTCAGGCGCAGGTCCTGGTTGAAATTCTTACTGACCGAATTGTAGCGCAGCGCGCAGACGCTGTTCGGTGAGCCGTCGCAGTCGAAGGGCGAATTGCGATACTTGCCGGTGTCATAGCCGGTGATCGACGTCAGCGAGAGGGTGTCGCTGAGATCCACGGCGATATTGAGCGCCAGACCGTTCGACGAGGTGAAATAGCGACCGCCCGTATCGGCGGCGACCTCGTTCTTGTTCAGCGCGCGGCCCCCATTTTGTGCCGGATCGAAGCGCGAATACCCCAGAACGTCGCGCCCGTCGGCCAGCTGGCCGAGCGCATAGGGGTTCGGCGCCAGCGGATTGTCGCGTGCGAAATAGCCCTTCAGGTTGATGTCGACCGTATCCGACGGCTTCCAGCGTAGCGATACGCGGCCCGCGACGGAATTGGTCGTGCCGACGTGGCGATCCTGCACCGGGTTATACTGCCAGCCGTCACCCTTCGCGAAGGTACCTGCAAAGCGGATGCCGAGCTTGTCGGGGATGATCGTCGCCTCAAGTGCGCCCTCGGCGGTCTTGGTGTCGTAATTGCCATAGCCGAGCGTAATCGTGCCGGTGCTCGCCCCGAGCTGGGGCTTGTTGCTGAAGAAGCTGATCGCGCCGCCGGTGGTGTTGCGGCCATAGAGCGTGCCCTGCGGCCCACGCAGCACTTCGACGCGTTCGAGGTCATAGAGCTGCTGGCCATGACTGGCGCGGAAGCTCTGATAGACTTCGTCGACGTAGACGCCGACCGGAGACGCCGTCGAAGCCGAGAATTCGTTCGCGACCGATACGCCGCGCAGTGAGAAGTTCGGCTGGGTGCGGCCATAGGGCGTGGTGATCTGGAGACTGGGGACGAAGCCCTGCAGGTCCGACGTTTCGCTGATCCCGCGCGATTCCAGTTCCTCGCCGGCAAGTGCGGACACTGCGACCGGAACGTCCTGCAGATTCTGTGCGCGCTTTTGCGCGGTGACGACGATTTCGGCGATGCCGCCGCTGGCCGTTTCCTCTGTGGGCGCGGCCTCCTGTGCGAAAGCGGCGCCGCTCCATCCCATCAGCATGGTGGTGGACAGGCAGGTTGCCAGAAAAGCTCGGTTCGTCATGCTTTCTCTCCCACGGCCGGCCCATATCTTTGCGGGGCCTTCGGTAAGAGGAAAGCTATGGCGCACCGGCCTCGCGCGACAGACGAGGTGGCGGGGGGAGCGATGGGGGGGTGAACGGAAGGCCGCTTGCCGCTGCAACCGCAAGGCTATAGCCTTGGCGCATCAAAAAGTGGGGGGCAGCGAATGACCGTCCAGCCGGGATCGAGGATCGAAGCGAAGCCGCATCTGCGTGCGGTACCGCCGGATGGCGTGGTTGCGCCCGTCCGTTCGCAATCGACGCCGCCGCGGTTCCCGCCCGATCTTGTCGGGCTCGATTCCGCCCTCTGGCTCGAAAAACTGTCCGCTCACGAAATTGCACTCGTCCGCGCGCCGGCGGGCTATGGCAAATCGGCCTGGTGCGCAGCGCTTTTCGCCGAAGCCCGCGTCGCGGGCTGGCAGACCTTCTGGGCCGGCGCCGGTCAGGGCATGGTCAGCGAGATTTGCGATGATGTGCGTCGGGCGTGCGAAGCCGGTCCCGAAGACAGGCCGTGTCTGCTGATCGTCGACGATGCCGATCGTCCGGCCGATGCGCAGGTGATCGCTTCGCTCGACGCGTTGCTGTCCCCGCCGCCGTCACGGTTGCGGCTGGTGCTGGCCGGACGAGGGAGCTTTACCGTCGCGACGGGCGATGCCGCGGGACGAGGCATGGCGCTTGCGGTCGGCGCGCGCGATCTGGCGATTGCAGGCGATGCGGCAGCGAGCATCTCGGGGTGGCCGCGCGGGACCATCGATGCCTTGATGGAGGGCTGGCCTGCCGGGCTTCGTCTGGCGAAGCATGCCGACGGGCCGGACGCGCTGGCGGAGCGGGTTGCCGATTATTTCGGGCCACTGATTGCGGAGCTTTCGCCCGCCGAGCGGACGTTTGTACGGCGCGTCGCGGTTGCGCCGGCGTTCAATGCCGAGCTTGCCCGTCTGCTGAGCGGCGACGAGGGCGCCGACAAGTCCGTGGAAGCCCTGATGACGCGGGGCCTGTTCATGGACCGCGCCGGGGGACAGGCGGGAGGGCGGGCCGGCTGGTTCCGGCTGCATCCCGCTTTCCGGATGGCGCTGCTGCGCGGCCTTGCCGACGCCGAGCCGGACGCGCCGAAGCAATTGAGCCGCGCAGCATCGCGATATCTGGCATCGCAGGACATGCCCGCCGAGGCGATCGACCAGGCGATCGCGGGCGGAGATTTCGATGCGGCGGCAACGCTCGTCGGGGTGATCGCACTTTCGATGATCGAACGCGGCGAGCTGGCGCCGCTGGCGGCCTGGCTCGACGCGTTGCCGCCCGATCTCGTCGCCCGCTCACCGGGGCTTCCGGCGGCGCGCGCCTGGCTGGATGTGCTCGCAGCGCGACGGGATAGCGCGGACGCGCTGGCCGCACTCGCCGCGAGCGGCGGCGCCGCCGAGGCGCGGGCGATCGATCTGGTCCACCGCGCTTATTTCGGCGACGATTTCACCGGTGTGGTCGAAAGCTGCGACCAGATTCTCGCTGCACCCGACGGCCTTTCCGATCTGGCCGTTGCAATGGTTCGTGCGATGCTCGCGCAGGGTGCGCTCAAGCGCGGCCTCTTCGGACTTGTGCACGAGGTGGTGCGTCCGTTGCGCCTGCAGGACAGGCGACGGCCGCTCGACCTGCCGCTTGCGCTCGCGATCTGCACCCGTGCCGCGCTAGCGCGCGCGCAGGGGCAATTGGCCGAGGCCGAACGCATTTTGCGCGACGGGGGTCCGGTGTGCACCGGGACGCTGGCGGCTGCTCTGATCGACGCGGCGCTTGCGCGCTGCTGCTACGAGCGCGACGATCTGGTCGCCGCTGCCGAACTGGCGGAACGGGCGCTGGCGCCGATCGAGGCGAGCCCGTTCCAGGACGCGCTCGTCTCCTGCTATCTCGTCGCCATTCGCGTTGCAGCCGGGACCGGGCTGCCCGGAAAGGCCGCTTCGCTGGTTGATCGCGCCGAGCTTGTCGCTTTCGAACGCGGGTGGATGCCGCTCAAGGCGATGTGCATTGTCGAGCGTGCGCGGCTGCGCTTGCCGCCGACAATCGATGCGGAGGCGGTGCTCTCGACCGGCGAAGAGGTCGCGGCAGTGCGCGATCCGCTGTCGGTGCAGGCACGCACCTTTGCCTTGCTGGCCGAAATGCGCGCCTATGAAGCGATTGCCAACGGCGACCGGCCGCGGCTGACGATGGTTGCAGATCATTTGCTGCTGCTGGCATCCGCCGCCGACGATGCAGAGCTTCGCGCGTCGGCGACATTGTTCAATATCCTGCCCCAGCTCAGCGGGCGTTGCGACAAGATGGTCGAGCTCGAGACCGTTCGCTTCCTCAATCACGCGGCGAGCAGCGGCTTCCTCCGGACGATCGTCGATGTTCTTGACGTCACCGGCGTGCGCGCGGTGCAGAATTTCTGCAGCGAGGCCTATTCGTCGGGCTCCTTTCTCGCCTTGCTGAAGCTCGCCGAGCCCTCGCGGCGGAACCCCGCGCTCGAGGGCGGACCCGGCGCCGCGCCGGGCGAGGCGTTCTCCTTCCTCACCGAACGGGAAATCGAGATACTGAGCGCGCTCAATGCCGGGGAATCGAACAAGGAGATCGCCCGGTCGCTGCAACTCGCGCCCGAGACGGTGAAGTGGCATCTCAAGAACATCATGCGCAAACTCCGCGCGGGAAGCCGCGAAGAGGCGGTCGCCAACGCCGCGACGCTGGGTCTCAAGCTGATCGAGGCACCCTGAGGTTCAACGCTCGGCTCGTCGCCTGATAGATTTTCTTCGTCGCAAATACCGGCTTCGCGGATTGACGAATCCAATATCAATCTTTTAAGTTGAGATTGTCATCCGGAACTGGTCGGAACGGATGACGGGCTCTCCTCCATCGACCCGCGGCTTTTGACCGGGAAGCAGCTTGCTCCGCGTTACCAACGGCTAAAGCGCGTGATGCTCGGGCGACAGCGCCAGGCATTGCGTTCCCCCCAGAAGGGGTATTGCGATGCATATGTGTAGCACCAGTTCCTGATCGAGGCCGATGACGCGCGCCGTGTAGCGGACTGACCGCACACGGGCGCCTTCCACCGGCGCTTCATTCATTCCGGCCCTGCTTTCTCTCGCGAGACGCTTGCGGCCTTGCGTCCGGCGCGTGGGTGCGCCGGCGACAGGTGATTCATGCCTTTGCTGACCCGATCCGACCTGTCGGATCTGGCTCGCTACCCTGCGTCCCTGCGCAGCGCCGCCCGTGCGCTGTGGGGTGCGGAGCTGGCGGCTGCCCGATCCGGCCCGGCGCCCGGCGCCATCGTTCATCACATCAAGAAGGGGGCGGCGCTGCCGCCCGGGGACAAGATATAATGATCAAATTCTCTCGCGAACATCGTCTGAAGCTCTTGTTCGGTGCCGCGTTGCTGGTTCCGGCCTCGCCCGCGCTGGCCGCCGGGGACGACACCGCCGATGCGGTGGCTGACGCCGGCGGCGACTATGACGGCGCCGAAATCATCGTATCGGCGCGTCGGCGTGACGAAAGCGCGCAGGACGTACCGATCGCCCTGTCGGTTGTGGGGGCCGAGACGCTCGAAAAGACCGGAAACTATACGCTCACCCAGATCCAGCAGATCGTCCCCAGCCTGCAGGTGTTCAGCTTCAATCCGCGCAATACCAATATCAACATCCGCGGTCTGGGCAGCAATGTCGCGCTGACCAACGACGGGCTCGAGAACGGCGTCGGCTTCTATATCGACAATGTCTATTACGGCCGCGTCGGGCAGACGCAGTTCGACCTGGTCGACCTGCAGCAGATCGAGGTGCTGCGCGGACCGCAGGGTACGCTGTTCGGCAAGAACACCACGTCGGGCGCTATCAACATCACGTCGCGCAAACCGGGCTTCGATCCCGAATTCTCCGGCGAGGCAAGTGTCGGCGACTATGGCTATTACCAGCTCCGCGCCTCGGCGTCGGGCGGGCTGATCGACGATCTGCTCGCCGTCCGCCTCAGCGGTTCGGTAACCGAACGGCGGGGTTTCCTCTACAATACGACGCAGAACGAGCGCGCGCAGGATTATTCGAACTGGAGCGTGCGCGGGCAATTGCTCTTCACCCCGGGCGCGGACCTCGAGGTCAGGATCATCGGCGACTTCTCGCGGCAGAAGCAGAATCACGTCCTCAACGTCTTCGCGAACTATTTCGGCACCTTCGATAACGGGGCCGCCATTCCCAACAGCTTTGCCGAGCGCGCGGCCCGTTTTCCGGGCTACGTCTTTCCGGCGATCGATCCCTTTGCCCGGAGGGGCGAAGCGAACAGCCACTATCAGTCGAACATGGACGGTTATGGCGTTTCGGGGCAGGTCGACTGGGATATCGGCGCGGCAAAGCTGACATCGATCACCGCCTATCGCTGGTGGGACTGGAACCCTGCGAACGACGGCGATTCGACATCGTTGCCGGTGATCGTCAAGGCGCAGCAGGCGAACCGTCAGCGCCAGTTCAGCCAGGAAATCCGCTTGGCGTCGGACACGGATGGTCCGATCGACTATGTCGTCGGCGCCTATTATTTCTGGCAGATCATCCGCGGCAAGGGCGCCACGGCTTTCGGGTCGGCGGCGGGCCTGTGGAATCGGCCGGCCGCATCGCCATTGCCGCTTGCCGTGTGGGAGGCCGCGCTCAACGGGTTCGAGGCGAATTCCACATCCGATCCGCGCACGCGCAGCTATGCACTCTTCGGTCAGGCGGACTGGAAGATCAACGACCGTCTGACGCTGACCGGCGGCCTTCGTTTCACGCATGAAAAGAAGGACGGATCCTTCAATCAATTCCATGTCGCAGGCGTCGACCTTTCGACCTTGCCGGCCGCAATCGCCACCAACGCAGCGCTGCTGCGAACGCAGTTCAATCCGGTCACCAGCTATTCGACGGGTTTCACCGATAACAGCCTGTCGGGTCTCGCGACGCTGTCGTGGCAGTTCTCGGGCGATGCGCTGGCCTATGCGACCTATTCGCGCGGCAACAAGTCGGGCGGGCTCAATCTCACCAACCTGCCGACGGGCATCGACCCGGATGTCGCGCCCGAAAAGGTCGACAGCTATGAACTCGGCATCAAGTCGCAATGGTTCGGTCGCAAGGTGACACTGAACCTCGCCGGCTATTGGACCGAGATCAGCGACTATCAGACCGCGATCACCGAGCAGGTCCCCAATACCGTCAATGTTCGCCAGTATATCGCGAATATCCCCGGCGTGCGCTCACGCGGCGTCGAGGGCGACCTCAGCTTCGCGCCAACCGAGCGCGCGAGCTTCTATGCCTCCGTCGCCTATGCCGACACGACATACAGCGATTACCCCAATGCTCCGCAGGCACCCGAGCGGCTCAACCTCGGGTCGATCCAGGATCTGACCGGGGCGCAGTTGCCCGGCGTGCCGAAATTCACCTACACCCTTGGCGGCGATCTGTCGGCGCCGCTCGGCAATCTCGGCGGGCGCGATCTGTCGGCCTATCTGCACGCCGACTATTCGCATCGCTCGTCGTTCAACACCTCGTCCAGCAACAGCGCATATGGTGACGTCCCCGCCTATGGGATCGCCAACGCGCGGATCGGTTTCAGGACCGACGACGGACTGCTCGACCTGTCGCTCTGGGCGCGGAACCTGTTCGACAAGGATTATTTCCAGACCCTCTCGCCCGCGGTGACCGGCATCGTCACCGCGCTGATCGGCGAGCCGCGCACCGTCGGCCTGACGCTCAGGACGAAGCTCTGATGCTTGCCGCCGCCTTTCCGAAATTCGCCGACAGCCCGGGCCGGAAGCCGGTTCGTGTTCTCGTCGGATACGCCTGCCGCCCAACCCCCAAAGGAGACTGACATGACGGACCTTCACAACAGCTACGCCAATGCTCGCGACAAGAATATCCCGCTCGAAATAACGCCCGTGACCGGCACGATCGGCGCCATCGTGGGCGGCATCCAGCTGTCCGGCGACCTGCCCGCGCCGGTGGTGCAGGCGATCCAGGCGGCTCTGGTACGGCA
Coding sequences within:
- a CDS encoding TonB-dependent receptor, translated to MIKFSREHRLKLLFGAALLVPASPALAAGDDTADAVADAGGDYDGAEIIVSARRRDESAQDVPIALSVVGAETLEKTGNYTLTQIQQIVPSLQVFSFNPRNTNINIRGLGSNVALTNDGLENGVGFYIDNVYYGRVGQTQFDLVDLQQIEVLRGPQGTLFGKNTTSGAINITSRKPGFDPEFSGEASVGDYGYYQLRASASGGLIDDLLAVRLSGSVTERRGFLYNTTQNERAQDYSNWSVRGQLLFTPGADLEVRIIGDFSRQKQNHVLNVFANYFGTFDNGAAIPNSFAERAARFPGYVFPAIDPFARRGEANSHYQSNMDGYGVSGQVDWDIGAAKLTSITAYRWWDWNPANDGDSTSLPVIVKAQQANRQRQFSQEIRLASDTDGPIDYVVGAYYFWQIIRGKGATAFGSAAGLWNRPAASPLPLAVWEAALNGFEANSTSDPRTRSYALFGQADWKINDRLTLTGGLRFTHEKKDGSFNQFHVAGVDLSTLPAAIATNAALLRTQFNPVTSYSTGFTDNSLSGLATLSWQFSGDALAYATYSRGNKSGGLNLTNLPTGIDPDVAPEKVDSYELGIKSQWFGRKVTLNLAGYWTEISDYQTAITEQVPNTVNVRQYIANIPGVRSRGVEGDLSFAPTERASFYASVAYADTTYSDYPNAPQAPERLNLGSIQDLTGAQLPGVPKFTYTLGGDLSAPLGNLGGRDLSAYLHADYSHRSSFNTSSSNSAYGDVPAYGIANARIGFRTDDGLLDLSLWARNLFDKDYFQTLSPAVTGIVTALIGEPRTVGLTLRTKL
- a CDS encoding LuxR C-terminal-related transcriptional regulator — translated: MTVQPGSRIEAKPHLRAVPPDGVVAPVRSQSTPPRFPPDLVGLDSALWLEKLSAHEIALVRAPAGYGKSAWCAALFAEARVAGWQTFWAGAGQGMVSEICDDVRRACEAGPEDRPCLLIVDDADRPADAQVIASLDALLSPPPSRLRLVLAGRGSFTVATGDAAGRGMALAVGARDLAIAGDAAASISGWPRGTIDALMEGWPAGLRLAKHADGPDALAERVADYFGPLIAELSPAERTFVRRVAVAPAFNAELARLLSGDEGADKSVEALMTRGLFMDRAGGQAGGRAGWFRLHPAFRMALLRGLADAEPDAPKQLSRAASRYLASQDMPAEAIDQAIAGGDFDAAATLVGVIALSMIERGELAPLAAWLDALPPDLVARSPGLPAARAWLDVLAARRDSADALAALAASGGAAEARAIDLVHRAYFGDDFTGVVESCDQILAAPDGLSDLAVAMVRAMLAQGALKRGLFGLVHEVVRPLRLQDRRRPLDLPLALAICTRAALARAQGQLAEAERILRDGGPVCTGTLAAALIDAALARCCYERDDLVAAAELAERALAPIEASPFQDALVSCYLVAIRVAAGTGLPGKAASLVDRAELVAFERGWMPLKAMCIVERARLRLPPTIDAEAVLSTGEEVAAVRDPLSVQARTFALLAEMRAYEAIANGDRPRLTMVADHLLLLASAADDAELRASATLFNILPQLSGRCDKMVELETVRFLNHAASSGFLRTIVDVLDVTGVRAVQNFCSEAYSSGSFLALLKLAEPSRRNPALEGGPGAAPGEAFSFLTEREIEILSALNAGESNKEIARSLQLAPETVKWHLKNIMRKLRAGSREEAVANAATLGLKLIEAP
- a CDS encoding TonB-dependent receptor, which gives rise to MTNRAFLATCLSTTMLMGWSGAAFAQEAAPTEETASGGIAEIVVTAQKRAQNLQDVPVAVSALAGEELESRGISETSDLQGFVPSLQITTPYGRTQPNFSLRGVSVANEFSASTASPVGVYVDEVYQSFRASHGQQLYDLERVEVLRGPQGTLYGRNTTGGAISFFSNKPQLGASTGTITLGYGNYDTKTAEGALEATIIPDKLGIRFAGTFAKGDGWQYNPVQDRHVGTTNSVAGRVSLRWKPSDTVDINLKGYFARDNPLAPNPYALGQLADGRDVLGYSRFDPAQNGGRALNKNEVAADTGGRYFTSSNGLALNIAVDLSDTLSLTSITGYDTGKYRNSPFDCDGSPNSVCALRYNSVSKNFNQDLRLNYKGDRLNLVAGLYYGVDKIDTRNEIDFFGVLKPILLGAGAPSSFFNAPVSAPQAAAFVPAFAVNPALDPTNPANCSAVPTGNPNGFLDARSLIALLTDIQVNNSGGGGFGGAISAACRAAGAPPFGPISGEQKYTIKRPSAAIYFDGSYDITDALTLSVGLRYTMDKVKYLNGRTVLYDLGGTIRASTIPYTFPYDASAPALEQKEKANRLTGRVNLSYDFADDMMAYLNYSRGYRSGSFNGLAYQGTNQVYYIQPEQINAYEGGLKMRFFDRRVQLNLATFYYDYKNHQVTQVIGATTFTRSANGRLYGGEAELTIQAADSLRLDASMSLLRSKYKGNVIDPTDPSSPTRNVNGNPFPNAPRTTFSAGFDWDVFNSGDNKLTLRGDAAYTGKYYFDPFGDYGQTPCDRAGAPGNVRPAGPAITCGNPGYWLVNSRLTFEHGNYAASLWVKNLTNKYYYSYGLNIDIFGLDYLNRGTPRTYGVEVTAKF